One genomic region from Halococcus qingdaonensis encodes:
- a CDS encoding nucleoside phosphorylase: MTGDSEDPNDETQYHLGVAPDDVADTVLLPGDPERIEKITNQWDESEIVAEHREFRTATGAYDGAPISTTSTGIGSPSAAIAVEELARVGCETFLRVGSCGAIQPEMDVGDLVITSGAVRQEGTSDEYVREEFPASADDRVVAALVAAAEELGHNYHVGVTASTDSFYAGQSRPGFEGFEAAGSEERFEELREAGVLNFEMESSAILSLANLYGLRAGAICTVYANRTTGEFRTEGENRAAETASLATALLARMDERAREAGADRWYPGLGLGDD, from the coding sequence ATGACCGGCGATAGCGAGGATCCGAACGACGAAACGCAGTATCACCTCGGGGTCGCTCCCGACGACGTCGCCGACACCGTGTTGCTACCGGGCGATCCCGAGCGCATCGAGAAGATCACGAACCAGTGGGACGAATCGGAGATCGTCGCCGAACACCGCGAGTTCCGCACCGCGACGGGCGCGTACGACGGCGCGCCGATCAGCACGACCTCGACGGGTATCGGTAGCCCCTCGGCGGCGATCGCCGTCGAGGAGCTCGCACGCGTCGGCTGCGAGACGTTCCTCCGGGTCGGCTCCTGCGGGGCGATCCAGCCCGAGATGGACGTCGGCGATCTCGTCATCACTTCGGGGGCCGTCAGACAGGAGGGAACCAGCGACGAGTACGTCCGCGAGGAGTTCCCGGCGAGCGCCGACGACCGCGTCGTGGCGGCGCTGGTCGCCGCAGCTGAGGAACTGGGCCACAACTACCACGTCGGCGTGACCGCGAGTACCGACAGTTTCTACGCAGGGCAGAGCCGGCCGGGCTTCGAGGGGTTCGAGGCCGCCGGCAGCGAGGAGCGCTTCGAGGAGCTGCGCGAGGCCGGCGTGCTCAACTTCGAGATGGAATCGAGCGCGATCCTCAGTCTCGCGAACCTCTACGGGCTCCGGGCGGGCGCGATCTGCACAGTATATGCCAACCGGACGACCGGCGAGTTCCGCACCGAAGGCGAGAACCGGGCGGCCGAGACGGCGAGTCTCGCGACGGCGCTGCTCGCCCGGATGGACGAGCGGGCGCGCGAGGCCGGTGCCGATCGCTGGTATCCCGGACTCGGCCTCGGCGACGACTGA
- a CDS encoding archease gives MSFELREHTADVAVAADGETLDATFGAVADGLAAAMCETIPDDGDRFSFAVQAENREALLYEYLADCIYQRDVRGVLPVENRAAVDRTGDGWRLDASARGVPLGTIDAREVKAVTYSEMRIEQDSDGWNAYVVFDV, from the coding sequence GTGAGCTTCGAACTCCGCGAACATACCGCCGACGTGGCCGTCGCCGCCGACGGGGAAACCCTCGACGCAACGTTCGGTGCGGTCGCCGACGGGCTGGCGGCGGCGATGTGCGAGACGATCCCCGACGACGGCGACCGCTTCTCGTTCGCGGTCCAGGCCGAAAACCGCGAGGCGCTGCTCTACGAGTATCTCGCCGACTGTATCTACCAGCGCGACGTGCGTGGCGTGCTTCCCGTCGAGAACCGGGCGGCGGTGGATCGGACGGGCGACGGGTGGCGACTCGACGCGAGCGCACGGGGCGTTCCACTCGGGACGATCGATGCGCGCGAGGTGAAGGCCGTGACGTACTCCGAGATGCGCATCGAGCAGGATAGTGACGGCTGGAACGCCTACGTCGTCTTCGACGTCTGA
- a CDS encoding YlbF family regulator, translating to MSTESEVEPEIDATTGSQPETVAGDLGAAIADMPEYEQFVETKAAVERNPEAQQKVQEFERLRDQFVQARQTGEATQDDLETLQNAQQELHKVPEMAEFLQAQDELDARLERLNQEITADLDIDFGDRIGGCCND from the coding sequence ATGAGCACCGAATCGGAAGTCGAACCGGAGATCGACGCCACGACGGGTAGCCAGCCGGAGACGGTCGCGGGCGACCTCGGCGCGGCCATCGCCGACATGCCCGAATACGAGCAGTTCGTCGAGACGAAAGCCGCCGTCGAGCGCAATCCTGAGGCCCAGCAGAAGGTCCAAGAGTTCGAGCGCCTCCGTGATCAGTTCGTCCAGGCTCGCCAGACCGGCGAGGCCACGCAGGACGACCTCGAAACCCTCCAGAACGCCCAGCAGGAGCTACACAAGGTCCCCGAGATGGCCGAGTTCCTGCAGGCTCAGGACGAGCTCGACGCGCGTCTCGAACGGCTCAACCAGGAGATCACCGCCGACCTCGACATCGACTTCGGCGACCGCATCGGCGGCTGCTGTAACGACTAA
- a CDS encoding GNAT family N-acetyltransferase, which yields MSIDVTNRVVEPGSDEHLDAAWELKERIRREEGVLKQRRGFFADAYRRATVHLVFAGEEELIGFAAVRRDGYVLFLAVDMPHRGEGFGERLIATVADEHGSVSCHARASNQDAVGFYEHIGFEVQRHIDHYYEDGGAAYYLKLGDGGLTDRISSFFRG from the coding sequence GTGAGTATCGATGTCACGAATCGCGTCGTCGAGCCCGGCAGTGACGAGCATCTCGACGCCGCGTGGGAGCTGAAAGAGCGCATCCGCCGCGAGGAGGGGGTGCTCAAACAGCGCCGCGGCTTCTTTGCCGACGCCTACCGCCGAGCGACCGTCCATCTCGTCTTCGCGGGCGAGGAGGAGCTCATCGGCTTCGCGGCCGTCCGCCGCGACGGCTACGTGCTCTTTCTGGCCGTCGACATGCCCCATCGTGGCGAGGGGTTCGGCGAGCGCCTCATCGCCACCGTCGCCGACGAGCACGGCTCCGTGAGCTGTCACGCCCGCGCGAGCAATCAGGACGCCGTCGGTTTCTACGAACACATCGGCTTCGAGGTCCAGCGCCACATCGATCACTACTACGAGGACGGCGGCGCAGCCTACTATCTCAAACTCGGTGACGGCGGTCTCACCGATCGCATCTCGTCGTTCTTCCGCGGTTGA
- the fer gene encoding ferredoxin Fer, translated as MASPFEVLDIDPDASEADLRRAYRERIIEAHPDHGGSTAEFQRVRAAYEAAKAGRELEAPPEEEEIEDEPEPDDGPDGAHVEYLNYAVLDDHGWDVGDSDLFGKAGDADLDPVNHGKFVVEPGESLLEAAENRGFAWPYACRGGACANCAVAVVEGELEMPADTILPPEMKAHGIRLSCNGIPLTDEMKVIYNIKHLPGLDELRLPPRPFEQAHASD; from the coding sequence GTGGCGTCCCCGTTCGAGGTTTTGGACATCGACCCCGACGCGAGCGAGGCCGACCTCCGGAGAGCCTACCGCGAGCGCATCATCGAGGCCCATCCCGACCACGGGGGATCGACCGCGGAGTTCCAGCGCGTCCGGGCGGCTTACGAGGCGGCCAAGGCCGGCCGCGAGCTCGAAGCACCGCCCGAGGAAGAGGAGATCGAAGACGAGCCCGAACCGGACGACGGCCCGGACGGCGCACACGTCGAATATCTGAACTACGCCGTGCTCGACGATCACGGCTGGGACGTCGGCGACAGCGATCTCTTCGGGAAGGCGGGCGACGCGGATCTCGACCCGGTCAACCACGGCAAGTTCGTCGTCGAGCCGGGCGAGTCGCTGCTCGAAGCCGCCGAGAACCGCGGGTTCGCGTGGCCCTACGCCTGTCGCGGCGGCGCGTGCGCGAACTGTGCGGTCGCGGTCGTTGAAGGCGAGCTGGAGATGCCCGCCGACACGATCCTCCCGCCGGAGATGAAGGCCCACGGGATTCGCCTCTCCTGTAACGGCATCCCGCTCACCGACGAGATGAAGGTGATCTACAACATCAAACACCTGCCCGGACTCGACGAGCTCAGGCTGCCGCCCAGACCGTTCGAGCAGGCCCACGCCAGCGACTAA
- a CDS encoding RtcB family protein: MDTYDADGITLERVEEYVWEIPQDEEMNAPARVLASEELLDQIADDKTLQQLKNSTQLPGVRKYAICMPDGHQGYGFPVGGVAGIDAEEGCISPGAVGFDINCGVRMMTTNLSYEDVQGHEEELVESLFANVPSGLGGGGVVESGVETVEEILDRGVEWALNEGYAVDGDLAHCEDEGRRPDADPAAVSQKAKDRGKNQIGSLGSGNHFLEVQRVTDVFREGVADSYGLSADQIVVLIHCGSRGLGHQVCTEYTREVEQAHPELLDQLPDKELAAAPAGSRLAEEYYGAMCAAINYAWVNRQLIMHRTRQVFERVFDRSWEEMEMNLLYDVAHNIAKKEVHEVDGEERELYVHRKGATRAFPAGREEVPSAYRDVGQPVIIPGSMGAGSYVLRGGESSMETTFGSTAHGAGRTMSRTQAKDEFWGEDVQDELRGQKVYVKAQSGATVAEEAPGVYKDVDEVVRVSDELGIGDTVARTFPVCNIKG; this comes from the coding sequence ATGGACACGTACGACGCCGACGGGATCACGCTCGAACGAGTCGAGGAGTACGTTTGGGAGATCCCGCAGGACGAGGAGATGAACGCCCCGGCACGGGTGCTCGCTAGCGAGGAACTGCTCGATCAGATCGCCGACGACAAGACGCTCCAGCAGCTGAAGAACTCGACACAGCTCCCGGGCGTACGGAAGTACGCGATCTGTATGCCCGACGGCCACCAGGGCTACGGCTTCCCGGTGGGTGGTGTTGCCGGCATCGATGCCGAAGAGGGGTGCATCTCGCCCGGAGCTGTGGGCTTCGACATCAACTGTGGCGTGCGGATGATGACGACGAACCTCAGCTACGAGGACGTCCAGGGCCACGAGGAGGAGCTGGTCGAGTCGCTCTTTGCGAACGTCCCCTCGGGACTCGGCGGCGGTGGCGTCGTCGAATCGGGCGTCGAGACGGTCGAGGAGATCCTCGATCGGGGCGTCGAGTGGGCGCTCAACGAGGGTTATGCCGTCGATGGCGATCTCGCCCACTGCGAGGACGAGGGTCGCCGACCGGACGCCGACCCCGCTGCGGTCTCGCAGAAGGCCAAGGACAGGGGGAAAAACCAGATCGGCAGCCTGGGATCGGGCAACCACTTCCTCGAAGTCCAGCGCGTGACCGACGTGTTCCGCGAGGGCGTGGCCGATTCCTACGGGCTCTCGGCGGATCAGATCGTCGTGCTCATCCACTGTGGCTCGCGCGGGCTCGGTCATCAGGTCTGTACCGAGTACACCCGCGAGGTCGAGCAGGCCCATCCGGAGCTCCTCGATCAGCTGCCGGACAAGGAGCTCGCGGCCGCGCCGGCCGGGAGTCGGCTCGCCGAGGAGTATTACGGCGCGATGTGTGCGGCGATCAACTACGCGTGGGTCAACCGCCAGCTCATCATGCATCGCACCAGGCAGGTGTTCGAGCGGGTGTTCGACCGCTCGTGGGAGGAGATGGAGATGAATCTGCTCTACGACGTCGCCCACAACATCGCCAAGAAGGAGGTCCACGAGGTCGACGGCGAGGAGCGCGAACTCTACGTCCACCGCAAGGGCGCGACGCGGGCGTTCCCGGCCGGGCGCGAGGAAGTGCCCAGCGCCTATCGCGACGTCGGCCAGCCGGTCATCATCCCAGGGAGCATGGGCGCTGGCTCGTACGTCCTGCGCGGCGGCGAGAGCTCGATGGAGACGACCTTCGGCTCGACGGCCCACGGTGCCGGCCGGACGATGAGTCGCACGCAGGCCAAAGACGAGTTCTGGGGCGAGGACGTCCAGGACGAGCTACGGGGCCAGAAAGTGTACGTGAAGGCCCAGAGCGGCGCGACGGTCGCCGAGGAGGCCCCGGGCGTCTACAAGGACGTCGACGAGGTCGTGCGCGTCTCCGACGAGCTGGGCATCGGCGACACCGTGGCCCGGACCTTCCCGGTCTGCAACATCAAGGGCTAG
- a CDS encoding DUF502 domain-containing protein yields the protein MASASDSRESSGLLYQVREWLITGAALTIPFLVTVMILGFVLNFLSNVLTPVVAAARVLGLVSPVIGFARAIGLGPEFGSVLIEFGTVFALVAIVLVVGFVAHATSSDRKLSAWFHTAMEAIPGVGSVYTSFRRMSDVLLESDTSSFQEVKLIEFPNEGTYSFAFVTAKPPATVDEAASHDDLKTLFMPLAPNPVMGGFLIHVPAAKVYDVDLTVEQAVSAIVTSGVAIGDTEGAASLSADEMAALGEYDAERTTVAEGVVGGPGEPTDESGESDRSERGES from the coding sequence ATGGCTTCGGCGTCGGACTCGCGAGAATCGTCGGGATTGCTCTATCAGGTGCGTGAATGGCTGATCACGGGTGCCGCGCTCACAATCCCGTTTCTCGTCACCGTGATGATCCTCGGGTTCGTGCTCAACTTCCTCAGCAACGTGCTCACGCCGGTCGTCGCCGCCGCGCGCGTACTCGGCCTCGTCAGCCCAGTTATCGGCTTCGCCCGCGCGATCGGCCTCGGCCCCGAGTTCGGCTCCGTGCTTATCGAGTTCGGGACCGTCTTCGCGCTCGTGGCGATCGTGCTCGTCGTCGGCTTCGTCGCGCACGCGACCTCCTCGGACCGCAAGCTCTCGGCGTGGTTTCACACCGCGATGGAGGCGATCCCCGGCGTCGGCTCGGTCTACACCAGCTTTCGGCGCATGAGCGACGTGCTGCTCGAAAGCGACACCAGCAGCTTTCAGGAGGTGAAGCTCATCGAGTTCCCCAACGAGGGGACCTACTCCTTCGCGTTCGTGACTGCGAAACCGCCGGCGACCGTCGACGAGGCGGCGAGTCACGACGATCTCAAAACGCTGTTCATGCCGCTCGCGCCGAACCCCGTGATGGGTGGGTTCCTGATCCACGTCCCCGCGGCGAAGGTCTACGACGTCGATCTCACCGTCGAACAGGCCGTCAGCGCCATCGTCACGAGCGGCGTGGCGATCGGCGATACGGAGGGTGCGGCGAGCCTCTCGGCCGACGAGATGGCGGCGCTCGGCGAGTACGACGCCGAACGGACGACCGTCGCGGAGGGGGTCGTCGGCGGGCCGGGCGAACCCACCGACGAATCCGGCGAGAGCGACCGATCGGAACGGGGCGAGTCGTGA
- a CDS encoding ribbon-helix-helix domain-containing protein: MAKVEITIPEQLEMQIARMVEEGEFLNRQEAVEELLSSGMRAYQTNGPMDDEEGTGLEDDGMMGHEDEYVF, from the coding sequence ATGGCTAAAGTAGAGATCACGATCCCGGAGCAGCTCGAAATGCAGATCGCGCGCATGGTCGAGGAAGGGGAGTTCCTCAACCGTCAGGAAGCGGTCGAAGAGCTTCTCTCGTCGGGAATGCGGGCATATCAGACGAATGGACCGATGGACGACGAAGAGGGCACTGGCCTCGAAGACGACGGGATGATGGGCCACGAAGACGAGTACGTCTTCTGA
- a CDS encoding alpha/beta hydrolase, which yields MPADLPLEHVHVEPDSPTDGPAPAVFVLHGRGADEQDLLPVAKRLPDELHVVSLRAPDRLMHGYTWFEMELPDDDIGRSQPEPEDFRRCLDLVDESIAAATERYDLDSDRIGLLGFSQGAITSLSLLCEVPERFAWVVCSHGYLAAIHADSEPEDIADTPVFVGSGTADRMIPAERAERAAERLREWDCDVEFNRYESAHGIGPDELADLVGWVEDRLA from the coding sequence ATGCCCGCCGACCTCCCGCTCGAACACGTCCACGTCGAACCGGACAGTCCGACCGACGGTCCCGCTCCGGCGGTGTTCGTCCTCCACGGCCGCGGCGCGGACGAGCAGGACCTCCTCCCGGTCGCCAAGCGCCTCCCCGACGAACTCCACGTCGTCAGCCTGCGCGCACCCGATCGGCTCATGCATGGCTACACGTGGTTCGAGATGGAGCTCCCCGATGACGACATCGGGCGCAGCCAGCCCGAACCCGAAGATTTCCGTCGATGTCTCGATCTCGTCGACGAGAGCATCGCTGCCGCAACCGAGCGCTACGATCTCGACAGTGATCGCATCGGTCTGCTGGGATTCAGCCAGGGAGCCATCACCAGCCTCTCGCTGCTCTGCGAGGTGCCCGAGCGGTTCGCGTGGGTCGTCTGTTCGCACGGCTATCTGGCCGCAATACATGCGGATAGCGAGCCGGAAGACATCGCCGACACGCCGGTGTTCGTCGGCTCGGGCACCGCCGATCGGATGATCCCGGCCGAGCGCGCCGAGCGGGCCGCAGAACGCCTCCGCGAGTGGGACTGCGACGTCGAATTCAATCGATACGAGAGTGCCCACGGCATCGGTCCGGACGAACTCGCCGATCTGGTGGGGTGGGTCGAGGATCGACTCGCCTGA
- a CDS encoding UPF0058 family protein: MHKEELLELHEEMVTITEFVNNREDVDPELFEAYEELDVTPDDVHKSKNEHKHAVFILGNALAEAMSDDEFSDAGRIGKRMRELATDAEGKL; encoded by the coding sequence ATGCACAAGGAGGAACTCCTCGAACTCCACGAGGAGATGGTGACGATCACCGAATTCGTCAACAACCGCGAGGACGTCGACCCGGAGCTGTTCGAGGCCTACGAGGAGCTCGACGTCACGCCCGACGACGTTCACAAATCGAAAAACGAGCACAAACACGCCGTCTTCATCCTCGGCAACGCCCTCGCCGAGGCGATGAGCGACGACGAGTTCTCCGACGCCGGCCGCATCGGCAAGCGCATGCGCGAGCTCGCCACCGACGCCGAAGGCAAGCTCTGA
- the cdd gene encoding cytidine deaminase — protein MDDDELIARARDATESAHVPYSNYRVGAALETTDGTVFLGCNIENANYSNSLHAEEVALAEAVKNGHHDFARLAVASSERDGVLPCGMCRQSLSEFCDDDLRVLCDEGESRSEYRLGELLPDAISADTLGR, from the coding sequence ATGGACGACGACGAACTCATCGCCCGCGCCCGTGACGCGACGGAAAGCGCACACGTCCCCTACTCCAACTACCGAGTCGGGGCAGCGCTCGAAACGACGGACGGAACGGTCTTTCTCGGCTGCAACATCGAGAACGCCAACTACTCGAACAGCCTCCACGCCGAGGAGGTCGCGCTCGCCGAAGCGGTCAAGAACGGCCACCACGACTTCGCGCGCCTCGCGGTCGCCTCCTCCGAGCGCGACGGCGTCCTTCCCTGCGGGATGTGCCGCCAGAGCCTCTCGGAGTTCTGCGACGACGACCTCCGGGTGCTCTGCGACGAGGGCGAATCCAGGAGCGAGTACCGACTCGGCGAGCTGCTGCCGGACGCGATCTCGGCCGATACGTTAGGACGATGA